CAAGCTAGAGCCACATATTAAAAAGACTCCAAAGCTAAGAAAAGCCCTTCAAGTTACCTTAGAACAATTTGCAGGTTCCTTGGGTGTAGAGAAAGTAATCGTTGAAAAACCTTATAAAATATAGAAAAAAGTTTAAACAAACGTTTGTTTAATTATTGGGAAACATCATTTAAACAAACGTTTGTTTAATTTTTTGGAGCAGTTCTTAGAGGGCTTTGTTAAAATAAAGAAAACTGGAAAATAGGGGAAAGGGGAGAAGGGATGAACAAGGAAAATAAATTCATCGGAAAATTTGTAAATGAAATGTACGCCATTTTACTTGGGATTGGCATCAGTAATATTATTTTTGTCCAACAGATAGATTTAAAAGATTTTAGTCAATCTATTATGGCGCTATTTGTTATTTCAGTCGCCCTCGTGTATTGGTGGGACTGGAGTGAGTATGTAGAAAGTGATGTCCGAACAACGAAACGTGAATTTATTATTGATTTTTTAATTCTACTAAACATTGAAATGTTATTTGCTTATTTTTATGACTTGAAAGGACTTGCTGTTGCTTTTATTGTCTTAGGATTTTTAGATCTAGCGTGGGTCATTAATAACCAGTATGAAGCAAAAAAGGCAGGAACTTTTCAAAAAAATAGGGCTAAAACTTGGATTCTAGAAAAATGTATAGTGATTGCTATTTATACGTTTAGTTGGTTGCTCATTAGCTTTACCTTTGTATCCAACTATCATCTCCTTCAAATGATTTGTGTCATATTTAGCTTTATCCTAGTGCGTAATGTAGGGTTCAATAATGTGAAGGATTCGAGGGAATTCTCTTTTCACAAAGCTTCTTACCAGGATATTCAAGATATTGTGGATATCAATAACTCTTATTTTGACGGTGGCGTTCATACCGGCGGTTTCCTAATGAAAAAAATAATCCCAAATGATGTACGGAAGGCGATTGATTTTCAAGAGAGAGTGTATTTTGTAGCGAAGGATAGCAAAGGACAAACAGTTGGCTATATTGAATTGAACTCTGCTTTTCCTGTTGAAGTACTAGGCGATTTAGAAGGGCTTTCTCAAGAAGAACAAGAATCCATTTTGAGTAATCAATACTATATCGAGCAGGTTGCAATTAAAGAGGATCAGCAACGCAAAGGCATTGGATCGTACTTATATAATCAGGTGCTGCAAACATTTCCAGACAGGAATTTTACAGCATTTGTTGTAAGCCAACCTATTCGAAACGACAGTTCCATCCGCTTCCATCGAAAAGTTGGTTTTAAGGATGCTGCCCTATTTAAAAAGGATCAATATGCAGGGATGAGTCCTTATGAAAGCATTCTTTTTATCAAAACTTCCGAACAACAAAGTGAGGAAAGTACACTCGCGAGTTAGTCAGTATACGCACCTACTAATTTGTACTATAATGATGGGATGTCACCAATAGATTGACCGGAAGGATTGTTAAGTGTGGAATCTCAATATTGGAAAATAGATGAAGTCGCGCATGAATTATCAGTATCCGTAGCAACCATCCGAAACTGGATAAGGTCTGGCAGAATCAAGGACTTTCATAAAGAAGGAAAGGTACTTCTTTTTAATAAAAAGGAAATCGAAACTTTAAAGCTTGATATAGCAGAAGGAACATCCAATCGATTAAAAAGTAGACGAAATAAGAAGATGGTACAGGGGAACATAATCCCAAGCGAATATGTTACATATAAACCTTACTTAGGAGCTATTGAGGACATCCTCGTTATTGCGAAGAAAATGAAGCATGAACAGGCTGTATCTCTCGTTTTGTTAGAGATTGCTCTTCACTTTCTGTTGCAGAGAAAAAAAGTGGAGTGTAAGGGTGTAGAGCCTGAAAGTTTGGTCGGTAGAATGGTTCGTGAAGAATTGATGATCCCGAGCTCTATCCAGAAAAATTTGCTGAGGCTTTATGATATCCGTTCAGGCACCATTTCAGAAGAGGACATAGGCTTTTTAAGCGAAATTCGTAGCATAGAGCTGCCTTTTGTGGAGGGGGAAGACTTTTTAGGATTAGCCTATATGTCTCTAGCCGCTTCAAAAGAAAGAAAAACAAGTGGTCAATACTATACCCCTTCCAAGGTAGTAGATGTCACTATTCAACAAAATGCTGAGAAGGTTTACCAGCGTAAAATAGGGGAGAGTTTGAAGGTAGTAGACCCATGCTGTGGTTCGGGAAACTTTTTAATCAAGGTATTTCTTTGGTTAAAGCAGGAGCTGTTGAGTGAAGGGCACAGTGTCCAAGAGGCAGAGGAATTGTTAATTAAAGAGTCTATCGTAGGCTATGATATTAACCCGATTGCTGTAGCTCTATGCTCGATTAACTTATTGCTACTGACAGAAACGAATGAGATTACGAGTGAACCAAAGATTACTTGTAAAAACACCCTATTCGAACACGCTCCGTCACTATTTACAGTAAATGAGGAGTTCGACTGGGTTATAGGAAACCCTCCATGGGGATATAGCTTCTCGGACCAGGAGAAGCAAGAATTAAAGGCTGCCTTTTTAACAAGTGGAGATTCGATTGAATCCTTTTCTTTATTTATTGAAGCGAGTATAGATATGCTTAAACAGGGAGGAACCCTTACGTTCGTACTGCCAGAGTCGATATTGAACATCAAGGTACATGGGACGATTCGAGAGTTCATTTTAAAAAATACAATGATTGAAGATATCACCTTATTGGGGCGTGAATTTTCCAATGTGTTTACTAATACTTTGACCTTAACCCTTTTAAAGGACAAGGTCGAAACTCATAAAGTGAAGGTCATAGATTCAGAGAAAGTCTATGAGGTCTCTCAGCAGCTCTTCTTATCAAATGATCATTTTATTTTTAATGTGCTATCAGATAATGAAATCCAAAAGGTGCTGGATCACATTAGAGCATTTGAAAATGTCTTTTATTTAAAGGATAAAATTCATGCGGAGTATGCGCTTGGAATCGTGACGGGTGATAATAAAAAGTATGTCTCTAACGAACAATTGGAGAATATGGAGCCCATTTTGACCGGAAAAGATATTTTTAAATTTAATTACGTTCATTCAGGTAAATTTGTTGAATTTTTACCAAGTGAATTTCAACAAGTAGCCCCAGAAAGACTTTATCGAGCTCCGGAAAAGCTGTTTTACCGTTTTATCAATAAGGAATTGATTTTTGCCTATGATGACAGAAAGACCTTGTCATTGAATAGTGCAAATATCTTGATTCCTAAACATGATCAGTACTCCGTGAAATATGTAATGGCTGTGTTGAATTCTAGGGTTGCTCAGTTTTTCCACACGTTTATGTTTTCACCACTAAAGGTGCTGAAGAGCCATATTGAGTCAATTCCGATTCCAATGTGTACAGATGAGGAACAGGCTGAAGTGGTAGAGCTTGTTAAACTCCTGTTAGAAAGTCGTGATGAGGTAGAGCGTCTGGAATTGTACAATCAGTTAGATGAGCTGATTTCTGGATTGTATGAGTTGGATGAGGATACAAAATTGTTGATTAAAGAGAAGGTTGAAGATAGTAAGTTTTTGACTGGGAAAAATAAATAGTTTGGGTGATGTCTGTCTGGTTGAGTTATGTAACCGACAGGCATCTTTTTTTCCCAATCACGAAACCCTACTATTCCTTCACAACTAGCCCAATCATCCTTGCAAATCCAATCGCCTGCTCTGGTGAGACTTTACATCCGTCTAGATCCTCCAGTGTTACAATGAGTCTTTCAAATGTTGAAGTACTAATGTCAATGCCTTTTAAGGGAGCTCGGGAAAAGTTCACTTCATGTAGATCACATTGAGAAAAGTGAATGTTTTTAAATTTGCATTCGTAAAAATCCGCATTTCGTAAGGAACATTTTTCAAATGTGACATATTTTAGATTACTGTATCCAAATGCACCTAAATTCAAGTTGCAACCATTAAATAAAACATTACCAAACGTAGACTCAGCTAAGTTAACGCCTAGTAACTTTGAATCCTTAAATTCTACTCGATGTATAATCGCTTCAAACAGGTTTGCATTGGAGAGGTCACAGTTTTCAAATGTGACATCTGTCAGCTCCATATTATTAAAATTCACATCAATAAACGTAACGTTTCTAAAAATCACGTTTGATATATCCACTTTGTCGATTGTTTCTCGTTCAATCGAACAATCTTGGATGATAGAGTTCATTAAAAAGGGATCTTCGTTTCCATATATGTCATGAAAGCTGCCTTGTTTAATATGGGTGGGAATTTTAGGTTTGTCCATCTTAAATTTCTTATCCATTTTTCATCGCCTTTTCTAAGTCTCTTAACTTTAACGATAACATAGAATACAACTTTTCCCATTAAAAAAGGCGAACCCTAAAAAGGAATTCGCCAATATAACCTATTTCCCCGAATGCACGATCTTAACATTCGATTCTTCATCTGAATGGAACTTTAAGATCTCACCGAGTTCTTCGTACGTAAGCTTTTGATCAAAGAAGTTCTCTAGATGAAATTCATATGTCTTGTTATTTAAATGGAACTGTCCTTCTCCGACATTCCCTTTATGCTGCTTATTCGAATAGTTAATAGCTTTCGTTAAGTCATCTGGAGTCAGCTTGAAGATCACCACGACATCTGAAAAGAACACGCCATAGTAAAGTAAATCAAACTCAGAAGGTTTAACCTGCTGGATATTACAATCAAATTTATTCTTATGCCACTCAGTGGATGGGAACATTCTGCTTGTAAAGTCTGAGACATTTTCTAAGACTTGTAGAACGTTTTCTTCGTTTATGGAATCTTCTTTTCGTTGACCTCTAGAGAATTTCACTTCAACTCTTAGGGCTTGGTGGGGATCGTAAAGATCATGAAACTGGTTTAATCCCTTTTTAAACGCAAGAAGTTTTTGAATCATAATTTCTGCAACACTACCAAATCGACGTGTATATAATGAAAAAATTCCATTCCTAATTTGCTCGCCACTGGCCATATTTTAACCTCCTTCATCAATCCTTACATATCATACCATAATGTTGAAGATTGATAGGAAAGTATAATTTACCATAGATTTTCAATGCTTACGATGAATTGAGGGAGTTGAGCTAGGTCTACATTACCTCCCGAAATAACGGTGACAACCCTTTTACCTTTGAGACCAAGCTTTCCAGATAATGCTGCAGCGACAGTCGTTGCACTTGATGGTTCAATCATTTGCTTCATTCTTTCTAGTACGAGGCTAAAAGCCTGTTTAATTTCATCTTCACTTACAAGGACAAGGTCATCTAGATATTTTTGCAATACAGGGAAAGTAAGGTCTCCTGGTTGGTTTGTGCGCAAGCCGTCTGCAATCGTTGTCGTAGCTGGAATGGAGGTGATTTTTCCTTTTTTTAAAGACAAGTAGGTGTCATTAGCAATCTCAGGCTCTACTCCAATGATCTTTACTTTTGGATTTGATTCTTTAATTGCAGTTAAGACACCAGAGATGAGACCGCCTCCACCAACAGGAACCACAACAGCATCGACATCTTTTATTTGGTCTAAAATCTCAAGTCCAACTGTACCCTGGCCGGCCATAATAAAAGGATCATCATATGGAGGAATAAACACGCCATTTTTTTCCTCAGCTATATATTTGGCACGAGGGAGACGTTCCCCTGAGGTTGTCCCGCACTTTTCAATTTTCCCACCATAGGATTCGATAGCATTGATTTTACATTGGCTTGCATCTACCGGTACCACAATGGTTGCAGGAATATGTAGCTGGTTTGCAATGTAAGATACGGCTTGCCCATGGTTTCCGGAGGATGCAGCTGTAACGTGTTTTGCACCATCCAGTGCAGCTTGTTTGACGCGGTTAGTTGCTCCGCGAATTTTAAAAGAACCCGTTTTTTGAAGGTGTTCTGCTTTGAAGTAAAGCTGATTCCCACACATTTCAGAAAGTAGCTCTGACGTTAATACAGGTGTAACTCGGGTAATGTCATTAATGTTTTCTCGTGCAGTCTGAACATCTTTTAACGTAATCATTTACTGGCCTCCTTCTTCTTTAACAGCAATGACAAAATCAATTTCAACTGAGGTGTTACTTGGGAGTTCGGCAGCACCAATGGCTGTTCTTGTGTGACGCCCTTTTTCACCAAAGATCTGCTCCAGTAATTCTGAAGCAGCGTCTAATACTTTAGATTGTTGACTGAAACCTGGGGCTGATTGCACATAACCAGTTATTTTAAGCACTTGTTCTACGTTGTCTAAACTACCAATGGCAGCTTTTAAGCAGCTAAGTCCCTTTAATACGGAGAGTTTAGCACTCTGCTGGGCTTGTTCAATCGTGACGTCTTGTCCCACCTTACCGGCAAAAGGAACAACTCCGTCTATTCGGGGAACTTGTCCACTTATATAGGCCACTCCACGGTGGATAACTACCGGTACATATTCATAGAGTGGGGGAGTCGGTTCAGGTAACACTAGACCAAGCTCTTTTAATCGCTGTTCAATCATTCTGGGATTCTCCTTTTCTATTAAATAGGGGAAGGTGGCGCTGGTTCTATAGAAAAATGGTTCGTCAGTTCGGGCTATCCGAGCGTATTTCTGAGCTATCCGAGCGTATTTCGAACTTATTCGAGCGTATTTCTTCAACTCTTATTTTATACTGCCGACCAATAAGCCATCTTGCGTTCATGGTGCAACCACTAAGTAGGAGGGGTGGGACAGGAAACCTGTCCCCCTGTCCCACAGGGAACCGCCCCCTGTCCCTAGTACAGTTTTCCTTGTCTGAATAGGACCGTTGATAGTTTCATTACGGCATGGATGAAGCAGTTTTGACGCAATGGGAAGGGATCACCAAAGTATTGTGGGAGGATGGTGTCCATGGTTGTTCTCATTTTATCGAAGAGGAGATTAAAGACCTCTTCTTCCGTGTAAAATTGAGTTTCGCGCCCTTGTAACCATTCGAAATAAGAAACAATAACTCCTCCTGCATTGGCTAAAATATCTGGAATAATAATGACGCCTTTATCACTTAAGTATTTATCAGCATCACCTGTAACAGGGGCATTAGCACCCTCTACGATGATGTTTGCCTTTATTGATTCCATATTCCCTTTGTGTATTTGGTCTTCTAAAGCTGCTAAGATTAAAACATCCACATCAAGTGAAAGGACATCGTCTCGGTCACGAACATCTGCTTTAACCCCACTTTGTTTTAGTTCTTCCTCATTTTTAGGAAGGTCACCTCTGTTCGTTGTGACAAATTGGACAAGTGCCGGAATATCCAATCCTTCTGAGTTATATAATGTGACGTTTCGATCACTAACAGAAACGACTTTGTTTTGTAAATGAGTGCAGTTATAAGCTTCTAAAGCAGCAACTGAACCGACATTACCAAACCCTTGAATAGCGATATTTAATGGTTTGTAGTGGTAAGAAAGAGCCGTTTTGGCAAATGGGTTATCAGTATTTGCTAACCATTTCTCTTGAGTAGTAAGGAAGTCGTGAATTAAATAACGGAATGTAAAATACACACCCTTACCTGTGGCTTCTCTTCTTCCTAGAGAACCACCATTGACAATGCTCTTTCCAGTAAAACTGCCTCGATAAGGTGTTCCAGGGCGAATACTTTTATATTCGGCCATCATCCAGTCCATTTCTCTGTCACCTGTTCCAACATCAGGTGCAGGAATATCTTTGTCAGGACCTAGGATATCACTGAAGTATTGAACGTATTTTTTACAAATGGAGTGTAATTCTTTGATGGATAATTCTCGGGGGTTAATAACAACTCCACCTTTACCTCCACCGAAGGGAACATCGTGAAGTGCATTTTTTAAAGTCATTAAAGCAGCTAGGTTGGTAACTTCTTCTTCGTTAACAGACTCATGGAAGCGAATACCACCTTTAAAAGGACCAAGAGCATTATTATGCTGAACACGATAGGCAGGTATTCGGACAACCCGACCATTGTCCATTGGAATTCGAAGAAAGGATTTATGAATGTGATTAGGTGTAGAAAGTATTGCAGCCAATGAAGTAAAAGCTTGCTTACGACCTTGACCTTGTAATTCTGGTAAAAAGGATGGATCTTCTAATAAGGCTTCTAAAGATTCTTGAACAATCGTACCCGTTTGACTTGCCATACATATTACCTCCAATATAAACTTCTTCCAAAACTTAACATGCTCATTTGAATTGTAACACTTTTATAACCTTATATGAAAAGGATAGGTTTGATGTAAGAAGGCAATAAATTGGTATTGCATTCCATTTCCCCCAATGCTAATATTTAGAGAGTCGAAATAATAGTTTCAAAGGGGGATATGTTTTGAAGCCAAGTCAAAAAGAACCCTTGTGGACACGTTCTTTTATTATGCTCATGGTTGGAAACTTATTCGTATTTATGTCCTTTCAAATGCTGATTCCGACCATGCCTCCATATATCAAATCACTAGGAGCAACTGGTTTTGAGATTGGGCTTGTGACCACTTTATTTTCAATAGGTGCCGTCCTAAGTCGTCCCTTTATCGGTTTTATGCTCCAATACAAGGCACGGAAGCCGCTTGTATTATTTGGTGCTATTCTCTTACTCATCATTACATTTGTTTACCCTTTATCTCAAATTGTATTCATCTTCTTATTTTTCCGTCTGGCCCATGGACTTGCATGGGGCTGGTCAACGACCGTAAATGGAACAGCAGCAGTGGATGTGGTTCCTAATTCAAGACTGGGGGAGGGGATGGGCTACTTCGGACTCTCGGTTACCTTAGGAATGATTATTGCTCCAAGTCTTGGAATCTATCTATATCAGGTCACTTCATTTACAAACCTTGTGTATATATCAGGTATGCTTGGTATTATTTCCGTTATCTTATTGTCCATTGTCCGGTACCAAACACCAGAGGATGTTAAACAAACGAAGAAAGAAGAGCTAACATTTTCATATATTGGATCATTAGTCGAAAAAACGAGTTGGTATCCCGCTGCCATTACGATGGCTGCTACATTTGGATATGGATCCATTATCACCTTTATTGTCATATTTGGGGAGGAACGTGGAATAGAACAGATTTTTCTATTTTACTTAGCGAATGCCATTATGGCTTCGATATCTCGTCCAGTTGCTGGAAAGTGGTTTGATGAGAAAGGGCCAAAAGGATTAGTCATCCTATGTACATTGATTGCTTTTAGTGGGATGTGGGTGCTGTCGTTCGCTTATACTGGACTACACATTGCGGTTGCAGGAGCCTTATTTGGAGTCGGATTTGGTTCTTTAATTCCAACCCTCCAGTCATGGACCCTATCTCAAACGCCTTCAAATAGAAGAGGCGTTGCAAACGGTATGTTCTTTTCTTCCATCGACCTAGGGCTAGGTTTAGGAGGACTTGTCTTCGGAATTATAGCCCCGTTTGTGGAGACTGGAACACTTTTTCAAATTTCTAGTACCTTTATGATTGTAGCAGCAGTACTTACTGTTTTTGAGGGGAAAAGAAGAAGAAGAGTACCACAGCAAGCAGTTTCATAATGAAAACATCCTACCGTAGTGGTGGGGTGTTTTTTTTATGGACTAGTGTAGAGAGTCGTTTAACATTTTTTTGATTAAAATCATTAGAGTTATCTTTTTTGAGAGTTTACTGTTAATTTATGGAATAAAACTCTTGGAAATGATATTTTCCGAGAGTTATTTTACATTTATTGGAATAAAACTTCTGGTAACCATTTTTCTGCATAAAAAAGGTACAGTCCCTCTCTCTGCAGAAATAGTATGTATAAACTATCTGAAAGAAGAGTGATATATGAACACCTCTTTTCGAAATTTTGTCATTTTATGGATTGGGCAGTTATGTTCGGTACTTGGTACTGGAATAACCCAATTTAGTTTGGGAGTTTGGATTTTAAAAGAAACGGGGTCTGTCACTCAGTTCGCCATGATCATGATGGCAGCAAGCTTACCGGGCATCCTAATTGCTCCCTTTGCTGGAGTGGTTGTGGACCGGTGGAACCGAAAATGGATAATGGTCATCAGTGACTGTATGGCAGGGCTTTCTACACTGGCGATTTTTATCTTGTATTCTTTTAACGCACTGGAAGTCTGGCATTTATTTATTACAGCTGCGATTGCGACGATGTTTAACTCCTTCCAAATGCCTGCCTATCAGGCATCGATTCCAATGCTAGTACCGAAAGAAAAATTGGATAAAGCAAATGGCATGGTACAGCTAACAGAAGCTCTTTCAATTGTAATTGCACCTATGCTAGCAGGATTTTTGTTTTACGCAATTGATTTAAACGGAATTCTAATCATTGATTTCGCTACTTTTTTTGTGGCAATCACGACTTTATTGTGTATTAAGTTTCCGGCTCTTCCATCGAAAGGTTCTTCAGAAGTTGAGGAAAAGACCTCATTTTTCAAAGAGGCTCTATTTGGATGGGAGTTTATTATGAAGCGCCCTGGCTTAAAAGGGTTCTTATTATATTTTGCCATTGTGAACTTGTTACTTGGTTTCTTTAATGTGTTACTTCAGCCATTGATTCTGTCTTTTTCGGATGAAAAAATGCTAGGTATCTCACTATCTTTGGCTGGAATTGGGATGCTCGTTGGTGGTGCCACGATGAGTATTTGGGGAGCTCCGAAAAACAGAGTGTTAACGGTACTAGGAACAGGTTTCGTTGGTGGAATCTTTCTAAGTATTGCTGGTTTAAAGGAATCGATTCTTTTGATTACATTGGGAGTCTTTTTTGTCTTTGTTATGATTCCTGTTGGGAATGCGGCTAGCCAATCTATTTGGCAAAGAAAAGTGCCACTTCATGTACAAGGAAGAGTTTTTTCCCTAAGAAGAATGATTGCAGTTTCTCTACAGCCCATTGCTTTTATATCAGCAGGACCACTTGTTGGATGGTTAGCCCCTCAAATGGAAGAGGGGGGAAGTCTTTCCGGTCTTTTTGGTAAATTAGTAGGCATGGGAGATGGAAGAGCCATAGGTTTATTGTTTGTTTTATTAGGAGTACTGTGGTCTTTAACCTCTATACTTCTCTACTTTAACCCTCGGGTGCGGAAATTAGAGGGAGAGTTACCGGATGTATTAGAAGACAGAGCTGTTGAAAATGAGGGGATAGCCGTTACGACTCAAGCTTAAACAATAATTGTTATAATGGTAAACAACAAGAAAAATGTAGGGGGTTCTGATTGCACTATGGTACAGGTAGATAACAATTTCGTCTCAATTTTTAACCGTCTTTTAGAAAACGAAGATGTAATAAGAGGGCTAGATTATCTTAAGAAGGACCATGATCATACAACAAAGGAGCAGATTGAATTAACAGCAATCTCAGCACCAACCTTCCAAGAAGAGGTTAGAGGAGAAGCTTACAAAAAGAAGCTACTAGAACTAGGAATAGAAGATATTCAAACGGACGAAGTGGGAAATGTATTTGGAATACGAAAAGGTAGCGGCACAGGACCACGATTAGTATTATGTGCACACTTAGATACTGTTTTCCCTGAGGGGACTGATACCATCCACAAAGAAGTGGACGGGAAGATTTATGCACCCGGGATTGCAGATGATGGTAGAGGTTTGGCAGCTGTACTAACGATTGTCCGTGCTTTAAATGCCGCTAACATTCAAACGGAAGGGGATCTAATCGTAGGTGCGACGGTTGGAGAAGAAGGCTTAGGGGATCTCCGTGGAGTCAAGGCTCTTTTCGAGAACCGGAATGACATGGATGGTTTTATTTCAATCGAGCCCGGTAACCCAGCTGGTGTCATTTATCTTGCAACGGGAAGTGCTCGTTACAATGTTACATACCAGGGTCCTGGTGGTCATAGCTTTGGTGCTTTTGGAACACCGAGTGCTGTCCATGCATTAGGTAGAGCTATTGCAATGTTAGCCGATATGGAAACGCCTAAGGAACCGAAAACGACATTCAATGTAGGAACAGTTACTGGAGGAACAACAGTAAATACCATTGCAGCAAGAGCGAATATGGTCATAGATCTCCGTTCCACGTCCCAAGAAGAATTAGCATTATTAGAAGATAGAGCACTGGCTATTATAAAAAAAGCTGCGGATGACGAAAACAATCGCTGGGGACAAGATGCCATTAAGGTAGATATTGAACTAGTTGGAAACCGACCAGCAGGCTCACAAAGTGAAGAATCGGCTATTGTCAAATCCTCGCTTGCTGCTGCACAAGTATTAGGATTTAGCCCAGTATTGGAGCAACCAAGTAGTACCGACTCCAATGTACCCATCAGTCTAGGGGTTCCAGCTGTAACCCTTGGTGGAGGCGGGAAATTTGGTGGGATACATACCAAAGAGGAATACTTTGATCCAACAGATGCTTACTACGGTCCACAAAAAATTTTACTCACAATCCTAGGTCTGATAGGGGTTGCGGGGGTAAGTAAGCCATTATTAGAAAAAAGATAATAAACGAAAGTCCACCGCTTATTTTAAAGCAGTGGATTTTCTTTTACGTAGGAGGAAGCCATGCGCGTTATTTCTATTTGTCCGAGTAATACGGAAATTGTTCAATATATTGGCAAAACGGAACATATGGTGGCAGTGGATGATTTTTCTGACTGGCCACCAGAAGTTAAAGGTTTACCGAGAGTAGGACCAGACCTTTCTATCAACATGGATAAAGTGGAAGAACTGAAGCCGGACCTTGTGCTAGCATCCTTAAGTGTCCCAGGTATGGAGAAAAACATTGAGGAGCTTGAAAGAAGGAAGCTGCCCTTTATTACGCTTAACCCTAACTCGCTAGATGAAATTGCTGACGATATCAAATCTATTGCAACGGCCATGGGGTATGAAAGACTAGGTGAGCAAAAATCCAAAGAGTTTATGAATGAAGTAAACCAATATCGTAATCAGGCACAAAAGGTAAAAAATAAACCCTCATTGTACTGGGAATGGTGGCCAAAGCCTGTATTCACTCCTGGTAAATTGAATTGGTTAACGGAGATCAGTAGGTTAGCAGGGGCTTACAATATATTTGAAACAGTTGAGCTTGCTAGTGTTCAAACCGATTGGGAAGATGTAAAGAAGCGAAATCCTGATTATATCTGCATGGTTTGGGTAGGGGTTAAGGAGTCCAAGATGAACCCAGAGTTAGTAAAGAAAAGACCAGGATGGCAAGAAATGAAAGCCATTCAACAGAACCAAATTTATGTATTAGAAGAGTCGCTCTATTGCAGACCATCACCAAGGTTACTAGAAGGATTAAAGAAATTGACGGATATCCTGAATGCAAAAAGGATTTAAGCCTACCGCTTAAATCCTTACTTTGTGCGCCCAGCATGGGTGCAATCTATAGGGTGCAAGTCCCGAACTGTGAAGGCAGAAGTAGCAGTAGCTTAACGCAAGGGTGTCCGTGGTGACGCGGAATC
The genomic region above belongs to Bacillus carboniphilus and contains:
- a CDS encoding MFS transporter, translated to MLMVGNLFVFMSFQMLIPTMPPYIKSLGATGFEIGLVTTLFSIGAVLSRPFIGFMLQYKARKPLVLFGAILLLIITFVYPLSQIVFIFLFFRLAHGLAWGWSTTVNGTAAVDVVPNSRLGEGMGYFGLSVTLGMIIAPSLGIYLYQVTSFTNLVYISGMLGIISVILLSIVRYQTPEDVKQTKKEELTFSYIGSLVEKTSWYPAAITMAATFGYGSIITFIVIFGEERGIEQIFLFYLANAIMASISRPVAGKWFDEKGPKGLVILCTLIAFSGMWVLSFAYTGLHIAVAGALFGVGFGSLIPTLQSWTLSQTPSNRRGVANGMFFSSIDLGLGLGGLVFGIIAPFVETGTLFQISSTFMIVAAVLTVFEGKRRRRVPQQAVS
- a CDS encoding MFS transporter, whose translation is MNTSFRNFVILWIGQLCSVLGTGITQFSLGVWILKETGSVTQFAMIMMAASLPGILIAPFAGVVVDRWNRKWIMVISDCMAGLSTLAIFILYSFNALEVWHLFITAAIATMFNSFQMPAYQASIPMLVPKEKLDKANGMVQLTEALSIVIAPMLAGFLFYAIDLNGILIIDFATFFVAITTLLCIKFPALPSKGSSEVEEKTSFFKEALFGWEFIMKRPGLKGFLLYFAIVNLLLGFFNVLLQPLILSFSDEKMLGISLSLAGIGMLVGGATMSIWGAPKNRVLTVLGTGFVGGIFLSIAGLKESILLITLGVFFVFVMIPVGNAASQSIWQRKVPLHVQGRVFSLRRMIAVSLQPIAFISAGPLVGWLAPQMEEGGSLSGLFGKLVGMGDGRAIGLLFVLLGVLWSLTSILLYFNPRVRKLEGELPDVLEDRAVENEGIAVTTQA
- a CDS encoding M20/M25/M40 family metallo-hydrolase, translating into MVQVDNNFVSIFNRLLENEDVIRGLDYLKKDHDHTTKEQIELTAISAPTFQEEVRGEAYKKKLLELGIEDIQTDEVGNVFGIRKGSGTGPRLVLCAHLDTVFPEGTDTIHKEVDGKIYAPGIADDGRGLAAVLTIVRALNAANIQTEGDLIVGATVGEEGLGDLRGVKALFENRNDMDGFISIEPGNPAGVIYLATGSARYNVTYQGPGGHSFGAFGTPSAVHALGRAIAMLADMETPKEPKTTFNVGTVTGGTTVNTIAARANMVIDLRSTSQEELALLEDRALAIIKKAADDENNRWGQDAIKVDIELVGNRPAGSQSEESAIVKSSLAAAQVLGFSPVLEQPSSTDSNVPISLGVPAVTLGGGGKFGGIHTKEEYFDPTDAYYGPQKILLTILGLIGVAGVSKPLLEKR
- a CDS encoding cobalamin-binding protein, whose product is MRVISICPSNTEIVQYIGKTEHMVAVDDFSDWPPEVKGLPRVGPDLSINMDKVEELKPDLVLASLSVPGMEKNIEELERRKLPFITLNPNSLDEIADDIKSIATAMGYERLGEQKSKEFMNEVNQYRNQAQKVKNKPSLYWEWWPKPVFTPGKLNWLTEISRLAGAYNIFETVELASVQTDWEDVKKRNPDYICMVWVGVKESKMNPELVKKRPGWQEMKAIQQNQIYVLEESLYCRPSPRLLEGLKKLTDILNAKRI